CCGACAAGCGTAATTCAGAAAGATTCCTCAGATGGGAAATGGATTCTGGGATTGTGGTAAGTTGATTGCCGGATAAATTTAATTTGACTAAATTGGGCAAACGAGTAATGGATTCTGGGAATTCTGTCAGCTGGTTGCCAGATAAGTCTAAGTGAGATAAGTTGGAAAGATGGTTGATGGATGCTGGAACTTCTGCAATTTGGTTACTGGATAGGTTTAACCAATAGAGATTGGATAGCCGAGAAATGGATTCTGGAATTTTGGTTATATGGTTGTTCCATAAATTTAAGGTTTCCAGCCATGTGAGTTGACATACTTCTGGTGGAATTTCAGTTAAATCTTTGCTGGTTAAGTCTAATTTGTTGAGTCTATATTTTTTTGCTTCCTGAATTTTTTGTAGCACTCGCTCGTCAGTCATAGAGACAATCCCGTTTGCTGTTTATTGCTTTTGAGAAGGTACGCATCCCAGTTTCAGCGATGCGAAACCAAAAAGGTACGAAGGTGGCAGTTCCCTACCAACTTACAATCCCAATGAAAATAGTGTTTATTGTAGCAAATTGTCGTGCTACGAACAATAGATCGCCCCAAATTGTACTGTACTCAAGTTGGCGAAAAAGCGATCGCGGCACGGATGGGCAACTCTTCCAGCAAACCATCGGAGATGCAAAGACATTTTGATAGAAGCGATCGCTTTGACGAGAAACAAGTTTATTTTTTGAAGGCAGTTCATTCCACCGATAGTACTTGGTAGTTGTAACACCGGCTTCTTTAAAGATTTGCCAACCTACCTGAAGCTTTGGTCTATTGCTGTCCACATTGGTTGTGAATTGTTGGCAATCAACGAAAGACGGCGTTCGTGGCTGTTGGATAAAGTTAAAATTTATTAAGCTTCCTTTCACACCACCCTACCTATCCAGGTTAACATAGGCACCAGAAATGCTACAGTATCATACCACAACATAGGGGACAAAAATGCCGCGCCTATTCACAAACCGCCCCCGCCAACACGATCTTGCCGTCAAAGTTGCCAAACAAACTATAGATGGCAATCATTTTAACTGGGAATTAAGCAATGCAATTCTTTACATTGTGGGAGGAACGAGCTTCGTTGTAGGGAGTGTATTTTTCTTACCCAAACACGAATCTCTTTCCGATCTTGGTGCCTGGATCTTTTTTGGTGGATCGCTTGTTTACTTAATTGTGACCGGTCACGATCTGCTGGAATCCTTATCTCAGTTAAATGACTGCGAGCAAGTAACATTTTGGAATTGGCTAGAATTTTTCATTGCTACGATTTACGTGAGTGGAACTCTTTTATTTACAGTTGGTAGCCTTTTATTTTTATCACAAGTTAATGAAATTGTTGTAGGTGGATGGTGTTTTACGATTGGTAGTTTCCTGTTTTTGATGGGGGCTTGTATGAATGTCATACAAATTGTTCAGGAGCCTTCATTTTTGAAACTTCAACTTCTAAACGTAACTGCAATCTCTTTTGCTATTGGCTCAACTCTTTTCTTCATAGCGTCGCTTCCCTATTTATCGGATGCGTTAAATTTAGAAGAAAATAGGATTTTGTTTAGGTATGTTGGTTGGGAATATATTTTTGGCAGTATTCTATTTTTGATAGGAGGACTAGCCTACTATTACCGTTTGTTTCAGGTTAAAGATTTCTATCAATATAACAGTAAGGAATTTTTCCTGTGGGCAAACAAGTTGCAGAATTTAGAGCAGCCTCAAACCCAAGAACAAAGTGTCAATTAGCTAAATTTCAATTGAAGATATAAAAAGGGAGCTTTGGTGGTTTTAGAAATTGCGTGGTTTTCGGTAGGAGATTGTTGTGTAAAAAAAAGCAGGCGATCGCATAACTTTTGCTAAAAGCAATGGTTGGTAGGTTCTTCATGAAGCTACCTGCCGAGACAAGGAAAATTTTGCCTTTTTGCAGAAGTAGGAAAGGTTTTTTCCGGGTTGCGGTCTTAAAATACCCATAACAATCGATGATTTTGGGATTTTTATATGTCACGTAAACTGGAAAGACTGGTCCAAATCGATTCCCTGCTACGTAGTCGAAAACCTCAAACGCAAAGGAGTTTGGCGGGGGAATTGGAAGTTAGCGATCGCACAATTCGCAACGATTTGGATTTTTTGCGCGATCGCTTCGGAGCACCGCTAGAATACAACCGTAAACTTGGATGGCACTATACCGACCCCACCTGGCGTTTGCCTAGTATTCCGCTTAGTAAGGGAGAACTGTTCGCTTTGACCTTGGGAGCGAAAATGCTGGAATGTTATGCTGGTTCCCCCTATGCCGCCGAATTGCAATCGGCTATTCACCAACTGCAAGGGCGATTGCCGGAAACAACGCGAGTGAATTTGCAACAAGTGGCAAGCGAGCGTTTTTTATTTCGACCTGGTGCGATAACGAAACTCGATCCGGAGATTTGGCATCAGTTGGAAGATGCTTGCCAGTCATCTCGCCAGGTATGGATGCGGTACTTTACTGCCAGTCGCAAGGCAGAAACAAAACGGGTTATCGATCCTTATCTCATCTATTTGTATCGCGGCACGAATTTTTATGTTGTTGGTTTTTGTCATACACGCCAAGAGCAACGGCAGTTTCGGATCGATCGCATCAGAGCAATTGAGGTTTTAGATACAACATTCACTCGCGACCCCAGTTTTGATGCCAAACAGTATCTAGAAAATGTTTTCCAGAATGAAACAGATGGCACTCCCCGTCAGGTAGAAATTTGGTTCGATGCATCGACGGCACCTTATATTGAAGAACGATGCTGGCACGCTACTCAGGAGATTGAGAAATACGACGATGGTTCGCTGACGTTGCGGATGGTTGTATCTGGTATGAACGAAGTGAAGCGATGGGTTTTGGGGTATGGAAAAGGTGCCATTGTTTTGGGACCACCGGAGCTGGTGAAATTGGTGCAAGCAGAAATCGAAGGCATGATTCGTGGCTATTGTTGGGAAAGCTTGGATTGGGAATACCAAGAGGTGATATGATAATATGTAGTCCTTCCTCAGATACCCTATTCCTACAGGGGTTGAGCACTAGTCTGCTGGATATAGCTCGATAGTAGCAATTTGGTTTGTAACTAACCTCAGATGCCGACAGGCGTTTAACTTTTGCTTTAGGATTATAAATTCGGGCTTGACAAGTTTAGTTTCCTGTGTATATACTTTCGATTAGTAACGTTTTTTGATGTAGTCCGCTGTCTATAAATCGATATAAAGACTACATCAGAATATCGAAGCTAAAAAACACAGGTTGCGGTTAAAGCCATTCAACTATACCGCAACCCGATAATTACGTATTTAGGGAGTTCAATTATGCCATACAACGGAGATAATTTCCAATCCTTCCATCAGTTGTCGTTACAACTCTCAAAACCTGGACTTTCAGAGAAACCGAGTAGAAAAGGCATTAAAGAGTCCATCGACCAAAACTGGCAATCTCCCGCTAGCTTCCAACTTTCGCAAAAGCTGAGTAGGGAAAAAATCAAAGCTCTTGCAGAAGAAGTGGGAATTCCAACTAAAAAAATTAATCAATGTAAGATTGGAGAATTTGTCAAATACGGTCCTTGTATCATTCTCCACGTGAAAAAAGGACACTGGGAAGCTATTAAACTGATAGGTGCTTAGAAGTAGCCTATAGTTTTTCCAACAATCTTATTTGTCAAGTATTACTTGTGGTTGACCGATCTTTGATGATTCTTTTTATGGAATTGCCCTAGGTATGGCAATATAATTGCATATTGTCAGTCAACCACTCTTTAATACTTGCTTGAGAAGATATAAACTTGATTATGGTTGTCACTCAATCCTCTTCAAAATTCGATAACGAGCATTCTCCATACGTTGATATCAGCTTCAGAGTTATTGGAGATACCATTCCTGCAGACCATAACTACGCTCTGTACGCCGCTATCAAAAATTTACTTCCTAATTTCATTCAGGAATCTGGCGTTAGCATCTACACGATCGCGGGAATGCCAGATAAACGGGGAACAATCCATCTTAGCGATCGCTCCCGAATGCAAATTCGCTTGCCTAGCGATAAAGTTCCCCTTGCCTATCCTCTAGCAGGTAAGCAAATCTATTTGGGAATCCATCCCATACGCTTGGGAATTCCGCAAATTAACATGCTGCAACCAGCTACAAAACTGCGATCGCGTTTGGTAACTATCAAAGGCTACCAGGAACCGGAATCCTTTTTAGAAGCTGCCCAACGCCAATTAGAGAAGTTGGAAATTCGGGGAACACCTGTCATTCCCACTCGGATAGACGGAGAACGCGATCGCAAAACCATTAAAATCAAGCGATTTACCGTGGTTGGATTTGGCTTGGAAGTAAAAAACTTAAACGAAGAAGATTCCATCCGATTGCAACAGTACGGCATCGGTGGAAAACGCAAAATGGGTTGCGGTATTTTTATGCCTGTGAGAGAAAACAATGAAGTTTAAGCAATTGTTAGCAAAATCTCCTCCAGAGAAAGAATCTTGGAAAGGGGCAGCTACCTATGTCGGTCATATCGCAGCCGTCATGCGAGCGGCAGATGTGCTGTTAGAGAAATTAGGCGAAACCATTATCCAACAACTCGGACTAACCTGCGAACCCGAGCATTTTGCTGCCACCGTTCGCTTGGGAGCTTATCTCCATGACTGGGGAAAAGCCAATCAGCACTTTCAGGTGATGGTACGCCTCAAAAGCTTGGAAAATTGCCGCGACGAACAAGAACGAAGACAACAAAAAAAGCTCCAGAAATTCTGGCAAGACATCCATAGGCAACAGATGCTGCGCCACGAAATAATTAGTGGTATTCTCGCCTTGCAAGTACCAAGCTTTCGTAAGTGGCTGGAACAAGATACCAATGCCGATCTCATCACCGCAGTTTGGGCGGCAATGGGGCACCATTTGAAGGTTGGTGGTAAGCGAGGTAGAGAATTAGACGAAATTGCCAAGATTCCCAATGGAACTGGCAGCGAACTGGAAATTTACACCCACCACGAACAATTTACTGCTTTGTTAAAAATGGGTGTTCGTCGTTTGGGTTTGCCGGAAACACTGCCAAACTTGCCAGAAACCACCTGGAAAAAAGAACAGTTAAAAACTGCTATGGACGAACTTCGTGAAGAATTTGCTGAGTTCGAGCTTGCGTTTGAGCAAGAGGGAGACAGCGAAAAAGCTCGGTTTATCGCAGCAGCCAAAGCAACTGTTACGGCAGCCGATATTGCTGGGTCGGCTTTACCGCAGGTGGAAAATTACGAAATTGAGCCTTGGATGCGACAAGTGCTCGATTTGGTTTTGACCGAAAACGATCTGCAATCGCTCATCGAACAGCGGCTGAAAAACAACCAAATGCGCGAGTTTCAAAAAGAGATGGCAGCAACTGCCAGTCGCGTCACCTTGGTACGTGCGGGTTGCGGTACGGGAAAAACCGTTGGTGCCTATGCTTGGGCAAAAAAGTACGCCCCTGGTCGTCGATTGTTCTTTTGCTATCCCACTACGGGAACGGCTTCTCAAGGTTACCTGGATTATGCTGCCGAAACCGATATCGAAACGTTGCTGATGCATTCCCGGGCCAAAATCGACTTGGAAGGGGTTTTGTTTTCCCATGAAGGAAAGCAAGAGCAAAATCCTGACGATGGAGAGGATGCCGAACGAGTTGATGCTCGATTGGTGTCGTTCAATACCTGGCAAGCCAAACTGATTGTTTGCACGGTCGATTCGGTGTTGGGATTGATTCAGAACAATCGCAAACCCATGTATGCCTGGCCTGCTATGAGCCAATCTGCCTTCGTTTTCGATGAGGTTCATGCTTTTGACGAGAGCCTTTTCGGTGCTTTACTCAGATTTTTGCAAACTTTTCGAGGTGCGCCGGTCTTGTTAATGAGTGCCTCGTTTACACCAGAACAACGGGCAATCTTAAATCAAACAATTGAAGAACTTGGCGAATCGATTGAAGTCATTGAAGAAAATTCGTTAGAAAAGCTCAAACGCTATACCCTCCATACAATCGCTAAGACAGGGGAAGCCTGGGAACAAGTACAAACAGCACTAGAACGCGGGGAAAAAGTTTTGTGGGTAACGAATACAGTGGGGGATTGTATGGAAATTTACGATCGAGCCCGCGATCGCTTTCCAAACCATGCCAAGCATATTCTCATCTATCACAGTCGCTTTCGCTATCAAGACCGCGTTCAGAAACACCAAAAAGTTATTCAAGCCTTTAAGTCCGACCAGCCTACCTTAGCTATTACAACTCAAGTTTGCGAAATGTCTTTAGACTTAAATGCGGATGTATTGGTATCGGCAATGGCACCAGCAACTGCACTCATTCAACGTCTGGGAAGGCTCAATCGTCGTAAAACAAAAGAGGACGGTCGTATATGTCCGGCTTTGATGTATCCCTGGAACCATGACTATCCCTATTCACAGGAAGAACTCAATACAGGCAAACAACTTCTCAATTTATTGCCTGCAGGAGCTATATCCCAAAAAGACCTCGCCGATACAGCTTCTCAATTAAGCTTAAAAATGCCTAAAACCGTACCCTCCAATTGGCTTGACGGTTATTGGCGCTCGTATCCCGGTCCTCTTCGGGAAGCTGGATATACGCTTACGGTTCTATTAGAGCAAGACATAGAAACCATTCGTCAAGAGGCACGCCAATCGGGAAAATCCTTTGGTATGGAAGCGCAACGCTGGACGTTACCCATTCCGCTGGGGCGTAAGTTACAAAAAGTTTACCATCAGTGGCGGCGGGAAGGGGTTTATCCGGTAGCTCCCTCAGAGATAGTTACGTATGATTCGAAAAGAGGAGCGCAAGTATGTCTGTAACTACACAACCAAAAATCCAACTTCATATAGGCGACCCGGGAATTACGCTCATGCATCGTGCTGGCATTGCTGGATTGTGGATGACTTTGGAGCAATTGCAACAGGAATATCCCGAACCCAGCACCAGAGCTGGCAAGATAAGTTGGTCGCTTGCACCTCGTAGTATTTCTTTGGATTGGGAAGGAGAAGACTTTGAGGTTTTAGACTGGCTGTTCAAACAATCCTTTCAGATTAGCGAGGAGGGATTAATTTCTCTAACTGGTTTAAAACCCAGTAAAATGGATTTGCAAACTCGGGTGACGGTTCATCGGGGGATGCGAGGAACATTTGTACAACACCCTAGTGCTTTTAAATCGGCAGGGGAACAGACACAATCGTTGCAAATTGACGAAGACAGCCCAGAAATTGTGGTTCGTTATAAAAAAGCAGCCTCCTACGCCCACCAAAATTTTGCCAAAAACTTATGCGATAAAAAAGGAAAACTGCACCAGAAACCGATTTCCATTGCTGGCTGGATGAATCCAGGAGCAGCAGTACGTCACGTTGCCTTTAGCAGTCAAACGGGGTTGCAAGAAACGCCCCAACGAGTGTTGGCATTATTGTTTGCCCCTGTGGCTTGCCAGTATTTTCTCTTATCCTCTCGGTTGCGGGAAAAACGGGCGCAGTATGCCTTAATTGTACCCGAAGTAACTGACCTAGAAAAATACACCCGACGCCGAAGAATGTTTGCCAATTTTGGTTACAAAAATTTCTGTGCTTCAAGTTTGGGAGATGCCGGTTTAAAGTTTCTAACTTACGAAACGACCATGGAACTAGCTAGCAAAACGAAAATCGAACGCTGTCAAGTAGTTATTTTAGGAACGGTTGCCTGGTCTTCCCAACAGAGAACGCGCACGGATATTGAAAATGTTGCCATTAATGACAAGATTTTTCGGAATTATAAAATTAGCCAAAATGAGCTAAGCGATCGCGTTGTTGAAGGTTCCTCGGGTAATTTTGTAGCTCGTAGTTTTGCTCGCGAAATTATTGCTGATAACTTGGCGCAAAACCGATCGTGGTTTCACGGTATTTCTGATAAAGCTGGCAGTCAAGAATTGTTTCAACGTTTAGCCTATGAAGGTGGAGGATTGTATCAAATGGTTCAAAAAGTGGAATGGGATAACGAACGCCAACAAATTTTTGTAAAGGCGTGTCACGAAGCTTTGAGAAAAATTTATGCTCAAGTTTACGACCGAACCAAAGAAGGTGAATACGCGCAAATTGAACGAGAACGAGAACGCATTAGAACGGGACTCGGACGATGCAAAAATGCAGAGACTTTTCGTCAGTTTATTACTGATTTTTGGTCGCGAGCGGGGCGAATTTCTGTATTGCAGGATTCTTGGCCAGATTTGTTACCGCTAATTACCAGTAAAGAGCATTGGAAAGAAGCTAGGGATTTAGCATTACTCGCACTGGCTAGCTACAGGAATCCAAATTCCAACAAACCTTCGTCGGAATCGGAAGATGAAGAAGAGGTTTTCAACTAAAGGATTTTTAAGGAGGCGTATCAATGTTTCATTTATTTGGCAATTTATTAAGCAACTATGGTGCCGCCGCTAACAATCGCGGCGAGAATGCCGGAAATATTACCACATTGCAAAAATTGATGTGGTGTGGTGAGGTTCACACGACTGTTTCTGCAGAAGCCATTCGCTGGGCGTTGCGATACTACTGGCAACATAGTGGTTATTCAGTCAATCGAAATTGGGATGATGATAAAAACGATAACCGTTGGGAAAATCCCAATTTTGATGAGGAAACGTTCATCGATGATGATGTTTTGGGATTTATGCGAGCGGAAGCTGCTAAGGAAGACGGTTCCGACGAACCCAAAGGGAAAGGAAAAAAAGCACCAAAGGGCACCACAACTGCCAAACGTGGCGTTTTAGAAGTAACTCGTGCTGTTTCGACGACCCCCTACACGGGAGATTTGACATTTAATGCTGCCAGTGGCGAAAAAAGTCGAACGTCGCTATATGGTACGGAAGTTCATGCCACTCGTTACCAACATGGGTTTGCCCTGACACCGAACCGCTTAAAAGATAAATCTCGCATTTATGCTGTCATTGACGGGTTAACTTCTTTGGGAGAAGTTGCTGGCAACCACGCTCGTTTTCTGTACGACTTTTCCCCAGAAAGTATGATTTTGCGATGGACCCACGATTTTTCGCCTCGAATTCTCTATTCTTTTGAAGAAGATGATGCGGGAAATATCTCCGTTCCGGATTTAAAACGAAGAATTGAAGCTGGCGATATTGACCCAAGCGAACTTTGGATTGGTGGCAAAATTTCCGAGGAACTTGGTGATATTGGTGTCCATGTTTATCCGGGAATAAAAAAGACAGCTAGCGAACTGAAAAAACAAATTGCGAAAGATTTAGATATTCCGTTAGACGAACAATGAGCATTGCTTTACAAGTTGAAGTTCCCATTGCTTCCTTTCGCCAATCAGAGGCAAGGGAGTATGCCCAAACCTATCCGGTTCCACCACCATCTACTGTTTATGGCATGTTGCTGTCTACTATTGGGGAAATGGATCGCTACAAACATTGTGGCGTACAATTGGCGATCGCATTGCTTTCGGAACCGGAAAAATCAACGATTGTACGTACAGTTCGACGGTTCAAGAAAAAAGACATTCAAGACCCTGCCAACGCACGTCCCGATTTTCAAGAATTGCTGACCCAAATTCGTTTTATTGTGTGGGTCGATGCGGGGGCAGATAAATCGCAACCTACTCTACCAGAACGCTTGCAACAGGCGTTTGACAATCCCGAATCAATCAACCGTTTTGGCGGATTAAGTTTGGGAGAAAGTCGCGATTTGGTCAATGCAATTACGCTTTTAGAAAACAACCCAACTGATGCGTCCATGCAATGGCTGATACGGGATGAAGATGGTCTGCTCAGTTTGCCCTACTGGGTAGATCATGTTGGTTCTAAAGGAACTTCCTGGCAAAGATATACGTTGCAAAAAAACGAGGAGATCGTTTTGGACGAACGCATTTGGACGATGATTCAATTTCAATAAATCAAATTCCCGGAAAGATTTTTGCCGGGTAAGGGGAGTAGATTGTTTTCAAACAGTAGAATTTGCGATGGGAATTCTTATGAAAACACTCAATTCTCCCCTTCTCAAATCAACGATTCGCGTATCGGCACTTCACGCTCTTGCCTACTGTCCGCGCTTGTTTTATTTAGAAGAAGTCGAGGAACTTTATACGCAAGATGCGGCTGTTTTTGCCGGACGTCGGTTGCATGCGGAAATTGACAAACAAGAAGATGAGGAATGGGAAGACCTCTATCTAGAAAGCGAACAATTGGGATTGCGCGGACGTGTGGATGCTTTGCGTACCCGCGATCGCGCTTTAATTCCTTACGAACACAAGCGGGGACGCTGCCATCGCGACACCAATCGCCAACCGCAGGCTTGGGAAAGCGATCGCTTGCAAATTTTAGCCTACGCTTGTCTAATTGAATTTGCCCTAGAAACCACTGTCCGAGAAGGATGCATTCGCTATCATGCTGACAATGTGTTGGTTCGCGTTTCTGTAGATGACGAAGGCAGGGAAGCGGTACGAGCTGCTGTTGCCCAAGCTCGGGAATTGTTGGTTTCCACCCAACGTCCTCCAGTTACGGAAAACGAACGCTTGTGTACCCGCTGTTCTCTATCGCCAGTTTGTTTGCCAGAAGAAGCGCGGCTTTCACACAACCAAGAATGGCAACCCATGCGGCTGTTTCCCAAAGATGACGAACGGGAAATTCTCCACGTACTGGAAGCGGGAACTTCTGTCGGTCGTACGGGAGAACAGCTCAAGCTGGTTCGTCGGGGGCAACCGGTGGAAACTGTTTCTATTCAGCAAGTCAGCCAGTTGGTTTTGCACAGTTTTAGTCAGATTTCTACCCAAGCTTTGCATCTTTGCGCCAGTCGCGACATTGGCGTTCATTTTATTTCTGGTGGCGGACGCTATGTCGGGAGTGTGGATCGCCGGCAAGGGAGCATCCAACGCCGGATTCGCCAGTACGGGGCGTTTGTGGATAGCGATCGCTGTTTGCAGTTGGCTCGTAAGTTGGTAGCTTGTCGGGGAAATGGACAGCGGAAACTACTGATGCGGGGGAAACGCAATCTTTCGGAAGTACCGGCTTCTCTGGAACGTGGGATTCGGCAGATGAAAACGTTACTGCGACAAGCGGAACGGGTTGATTCGATTGAGTCTTTGTTGGGTTTGGAAGGCAATTTGGCGGCTATTTATTTTCAAAATCTTGCCCATCTGATTAGTAGTAAGGTGCCGCCAGAACTTCATTTTCGCGATCGCAATCGCCGCCCTCCCAAAGACCGGTTCAATGCTTTGTTGAGTTTTGGATATGCCTTGCTGCTGAAGGATGTCAACAATGCGATTTTGACGGTGGGATTGGAGCCAGCTTTGGGATTTTACCACCAACCGCGATCGCAAGCACCACCGTTGGCTTTGGATCTGATGGAAATTTTCCGAGTTCCTTTGGTGGATATGGTGGTTTTGGGGTCTGTCAACCGCTGTCAGTGGGACTGTCAGGTTGATTTTGAGGTTCGAGGCCAGCAAGTGTGGCTAAGCGAACCGGGACGGCGGAAGTTTGTCAGTCTCTACGAACAGCGCAAGGCCGAAACTTGGAAACATCCGGTTACCAAATATTCTTTGACCTACCGTCGCTTGTTGGAGTTGGAAGTACGGTTGTTGGAGAAAGAATGGATGGACGAGGAAGGGTTGTTTGGTCAGTTGGTATTGCGATAGGACGAAGGAACTATGGCCGAGGAAAAAAACTGGTATCTGATAGCTTACGACATTCGCAGTCCGAAACGCTGGCGCAAAGCCTACAAACTGTTGCAAGGGTATGGCGAACGGTTGCAATATTCGATTTTCCGCTGCTGGTTAAACCAACGCACGCGCGAGAAGTTGCGCTGGGAGTTGGAGGAAATTTTGGCGGCTGAGGATGATGTGTTGTTGATTCGCCTTCCCAATCAATGCGTGGCTAGCTTACCGGCGTACAATCGCCCGAATGCCTGGCCAGTGGAAGGTTCTGGTTATCGAATTGTTTGATGGCGATGCAAGCACCTGCGATTGTTAAGGTACGTTTTGGTTTTGTAGCGGTTCCAAGGTTTGTGGTTTCTGGGATGGAGAGCGATTGGAGGAGAGGGAAGATGCTTGTCAAATGCTATATGTCGCTTTTGGTAAGGGTTTTGGAAGTTGCGATCGCTTTTCTATTCCCTGGTTTGACACTCGTTTCCGCACGCGATCGGCAGGTGCTTGTAAAATTGAACCAGAGCGTTTGTACGGTAATGGTTCCAGCCACCGCCGTGTCCAAACCTTAGATGCCGTCAGGCGTTGAGCACAGAGCGGGTCCGATATTGCACCGGGTCGGCTTTGTGTTGTGTGTCCAAACCTTAGATGCCGTCAGGCGTTGAGCACGAACTTCTATTTGAAAATTGAA
The DNA window shown above is from Geitlerinema sp. PCC 9228 and carries:
- the cas2 gene encoding CRISPR-associated endonuclease Cas2, with product MAEEKNWYLIAYDIRSPKRWRKAYKLLQGYGERLQYSIFRCWLNQRTREKLRWELEEILAAEDDVLLIRLPNQCVASLPAYNRPNAWPVEGSGYRIV
- the cas1 gene encoding type I-MYXAN CRISPR-associated endonuclease Cas1, which encodes MKTLNSPLLKSTIRVSALHALAYCPRLFYLEEVEELYTQDAAVFAGRRLHAEIDKQEDEEWEDLYLESEQLGLRGRVDALRTRDRALIPYEHKRGRCHRDTNRQPQAWESDRLQILAYACLIEFALETTVREGCIRYHADNVLVRVSVDDEGREAVRAAVAQARELLVSTQRPPVTENERLCTRCSLSPVCLPEEARLSHNQEWQPMRLFPKDDEREILHVLEAGTSVGRTGEQLKLVRRGQPVETVSIQQVSQLVLHSFSQISTQALHLCASRDIGVHFISGGGRYVGSVDRRQGSIQRRIRQYGAFVDSDRCLQLARKLVACRGNGQRKLLMRGKRNLSEVPASLERGIRQMKTLLRQAERVDSIESLLGLEGNLAAIYFQNLAHLISSKVPPELHFRDRNRRPPKDRFNALLSFGYALLLKDVNNAILTVGLEPALGFYHQPRSQAPPLALDLMEIFRVPLVDMVVLGSVNRCQWDCQVDFEVRGQQVWLSEPGRRKFVSLYEQRKAETWKHPVTKYSLTYRRLLELEVRLLEKEWMDEEGLFGQLVLR